The following are encoded in a window of Penaeus vannamei isolate JL-2024 chromosome 17, ASM4276789v1, whole genome shotgun sequence genomic DNA:
- the LOC113800853 gene encoding uncharacterized protein isoform X2, whose product MGNMDKDRQKVVATWIGRMEGVNHKNVKKAQKDLTKEVKSIVPSAGTLYGICENFDTYQHGGLFPLLHLSEDSGVVNKLLNTDSFLDSDVLGPGNMVDQGVFEEVACITPQIEGSGTTNSVIAVSAFKSIETSPNAKLIKEWKQWTGARAFLQDIVMAGLECTKIRFLVRVAPTEEPEGFYYMLTTEVPIREPSDEGLFVDTLQRFRVERWFGYNTIYRKIG is encoded by the exons GGGGAACATGGACAAGGACCGGCAGAAGGTCGTCGCCACGTGGATCGGCCGGATGGAGGGCGTCAACCACAAGAACGTGAAGAAGGCGCAGAAGGATCTCACCAAGGAGGTCAAGTCCATCGTTCCTTCGGCCGGCACGCTCTATGGGATCTGTGAGAACTTTGATACCTATCAGCATGGAG GTCTGTTTCCGCTGCTTCATCTGAGTGAAGATTCGGGAGTCGTGAACAAATTACTGAACACAGACAGCTTTCTGGACAGTGATGTGCTGGGCCCCGGCAACATGGTGGAccaag GCGTGTTTGAGGAAGTGGCTTGTATCACCCCACAGATCGAAGGCTCTGGTACAACGAACTCTGTCATAGCTGTTTCTGCCTTTAAGAGCATAGAAACATCACCCAATGCAAAGCTTATCAAAGAATGGAAG CAATGGACGGGTGCAAGAGCTTTCCTGCAAGACATAGTAATGGCAGGATTAGAGTGCACCAAGATTAGGTTCCTCGTCAGAGTAGCCCCGACGGAAGAGCCTGAAGGATTCTACTACATGCTAACGACTGAG GTGCCCATCCGCGAACCCTCTGACGAAGGGCTGTTCGTCGACACCCTCCAGCGCTTCAGGGTCGAGCGCTGGTTCGGCTACAACACGATCTATCGCAAGATTGGGTAG
- the LOC113800853 gene encoding uncharacterized protein isoform X1, with protein MPPPLQRRGGRGRGGRGRGRGAARGRADREGDLELEVRSEAPSRAPSPPSEQPPPATNSPPAESGRASRASTVPAGDVDSAAGLRESITDLQRSYDFAKDDEERERLRQELERLRSEEEERNANLRNLRGDLGGNMDKDRQKVVATWIGRMEGVNHKNVKKAQKDLTKEVKSIVPSAGTLYGICENFDTYQHGGLFPLLHLSEDSGVVNKLLNTDSFLDSDVLGPGNMVDQGVFEEVACITPQIEGSGTTNSVIAVSAFKSIETSPNAKLIKEWKQWTGARAFLQDIVMAGLECTKIRFLVRVAPTEEPEGFYYMLTTEVPIREPSDEGLFVDTLQRFRVERWFGYNTIYRKIG; from the exons ATGCCTCCGCCCTTACAGCGCCGGGGAGGCCGAGGCCGAGGTGGCCGCGGCAGGGGGCGAGGAGCCGCCAGGGGCAGGGCTGACAGAGAAGGCGACCTGGAACTAGAAGTGAGATCGGAGGCTCCATCACGAGCGCCTTCGCCTCCGTCAGAGCAGCCGCCGCCGGCCACGAATTCGCCGCCGGCGGAGTCCGGCCGCGCGAGTAGAGCCTCCACCGTGCCGGCCGGAGACGTCGACTCGGCGGCCGGGCTGCGCGAGTCCATCACGGACCTTCAGCGGTCGTACGACTTCGCCAAGgacgacgaggagagggagaggctgcggCAGGAGCTCGAGAGGCTccggagcgaggaggaggaaaggaacgcCAACCTCAGGAACCTCCGCGGAGACCTCGG GGGGAACATGGACAAGGACCGGCAGAAGGTCGTCGCCACGTGGATCGGCCGGATGGAGGGCGTCAACCACAAGAACGTGAAGAAGGCGCAGAAGGATCTCACCAAGGAGGTCAAGTCCATCGTTCCTTCGGCCGGCACGCTCTATGGGATCTGTGAGAACTTTGATACCTATCAGCATGGAG GTCTGTTTCCGCTGCTTCATCTGAGTGAAGATTCGGGAGTCGTGAACAAATTACTGAACACAGACAGCTTTCTGGACAGTGATGTGCTGGGCCCCGGCAACATGGTGGAccaag GCGTGTTTGAGGAAGTGGCTTGTATCACCCCACAGATCGAAGGCTCTGGTACAACGAACTCTGTCATAGCTGTTTCTGCCTTTAAGAGCATAGAAACATCACCCAATGCAAAGCTTATCAAAGAATGGAAG CAATGGACGGGTGCAAGAGCTTTCCTGCAAGACATAGTAATGGCAGGATTAGAGTGCACCAAGATTAGGTTCCTCGTCAGAGTAGCCCCGACGGAAGAGCCTGAAGGATTCTACTACATGCTAACGACTGAG GTGCCCATCCGCGAACCCTCTGACGAAGGGCTGTTCGTCGACACCCTCCAGCGCTTCAGGGTCGAGCGCTGGTTCGGCTACAACACGATCTATCGCAAGATTGGGTAG